The following coding sequences lie in one Hydrogenophaga sp. PBL-H3 genomic window:
- a CDS encoding SDR family NAD(P)-dependent oxidoreductase, whose amino-acid sequence MATDHGLRGKTVLITGAAGGIGQALARAFAAQGVRLMLLDRVDATNTLDLIRQNQTNAVRTAPTTVRAEPAEALSAICDLGDASQVAAIAEQVRQHWGALDVLVNNAGTEYPTPLDDNAPDAMDRWASLLDNNVTSMVRLTQALLPLLPRGASVINQSSIWGRIGVAGFSAYAASKHAVVGLTRSLALELGPRGIRVNAVCPGWIRTEAALRSLTALALEQGLSEAEVEREILSRQAVPEMLTPADIAGVFLFLASTDARSLTGQCLVASHGEVMA is encoded by the coding sequence ATGGCCACCGACCACGGCCTGCGGGGCAAGACCGTGCTCATCACCGGCGCGGCCGGTGGCATCGGCCAGGCGCTGGCGCGGGCCTTTGCGGCGCAGGGGGTGCGCTTGATGCTGCTGGACCGCGTGGATGCAACCAACACCCTGGATCTGATCCGGCAAAACCAGACCAACGCCGTTCGGACTGCGCCCACCACCGTTCGGGCTGAGCCTGCCGAAGCCCTCAGTGCGATCTGCGACCTCGGTGACGCCTCGCAAGTGGCCGCCATCGCCGAGCAAGTGCGCCAACACTGGGGAGCACTCGACGTGCTGGTGAACAACGCCGGCACCGAATACCCCACGCCACTGGACGACAACGCGCCCGATGCCATGGACCGCTGGGCCAGCCTGCTCGACAACAACGTCACCTCCATGGTGCGGCTCACGCAGGCGCTGCTGCCCCTGCTGCCGCGTGGCGCCAGTGTCATCAACCAGTCGTCCATCTGGGGCCGCATCGGCGTGGCCGGCTTCTCGGCCTACGCGGCGAGCAAACACGCCGTGGTGGGCCTCACGCGCTCGCTGGCGCTGGAGCTCGGGCCGCGCGGCATCCGCGTGAACGCGGTCTGCCCGGGCTGGATCCGCACCGAGGCCGCGCTGCGCTCGCTCACCGCCTTGGCCCTTGAGCAAGGCCTCAGCGAGGCCGAGGTGGAGCGCGAGATCCTCTCGCGCCAGGCCGTGCCCGAGATGCTTACACCGGCCGACATCGCCGGCGTGTTCCTGTTTCTCGCCAGCACCGATGCCCGCTCGCTCACCGGCCAGTGCCTCGTGGCCAGC